From Hippoglossus hippoglossus isolate fHipHip1 chromosome 14, fHipHip1.pri, whole genome shotgun sequence:
TGTGAGTGGGTGGAACATGGGCCAAACCCCCAAAAAGATGGTTTCGTTTAAGACTTTATCCCACGCTGTTAGTTCAAGTGTTCGTGTTTCTGATTAgtttttgatgctataaaaactcagaaaacagacacaaccCATATCTGGGATAGATTAGCTGAACTAACAGATTTTATTCCCTGTTATATCAACTTAGACAGTTCCTTTGTGTTCCCTTAAAACTGCCTTCATTGTCTATTTGGCTGTAATATTCAAAGCTGTGcttcaaaacctttttttgatTTCTATTAAAGTGTGCTGCgtttcttttgtaaaaatgtgGCTGTAAGCAAGCTAGATCATTGTTTTCACACCCTCCCTGCAGCAGATGCTTGACACATGTCTGCAACTTCTGCAAAAATCTGTTCATCATACAAAGACATACTTGCAAACTCAGTTTCCTCCATCATCTACCTAAACAAAGGTTACACgtgtcctccagctctcctgAACTGATGGAAACATGCAGGGAAACTATTGGACGGCTTCATTTGAATCCTTGAAATGCCCTAATGTGACACACTGATCAAAAAGCTCTAAAACCTCAaaccccccctcacccccccagTTCTCATCCATGGAGGGCCGAGTTttcacagctgcagaggaaataaatagtTCAACACACAAGCGCTCCTCACTGCTGTGTCCTGAGCCACATGCGTCTCCACAAGCACAGAGATGAAACTCTAAGATGAACCCTGAAAAGGACTCATTGATCTACAATCCTCTGGGTTAACAGCTCTACACTGACCACCATGTACATCTCTAACAGATCAAGACAATAGACAGGAAGCACAACCACTTCAACCCAAGCCAACGCTGAAATGAAGCTTGTCCTTGAACTTGAActaagttgacatcttcatctgtgtcttctactcttcttcatcctgagatatgttTTAACTAGTAAATTAAACCAGTATTCAGCAGAAACTAATTTCAAATAAGCAGCAACCGTACAGATAATTGCAGGAACTTGCGACCATTGCGTCATTAAAGGGGCCAGAGGACGTCCTGTCATCTGGCTTCACATTCTACCACCATCCCCCCATCGCTGTTATTTCACAAACTCTGATCCTGGCTGAAGCTCTTTAGTCCAGAAATGACAAAGGCACTTTCACAGAGATTTCAAGGCAGGCGTCTTTGACTTTAACAGTAGATGGCGCTATTGTTGTAAATACAATGGCAGCGAATCAGCCCTTGAGGTCACATTTGCCACAGTTATCCTCACTGTTGAAACCACTTCATAATCACTCGTTAGTTTTCATGAGCTTTTTCTTAAAACTTACACAACTCAAAGCAACATTTCTCTACTGATGAAGATAAaatagtagtattagtagtttTTATATTGGAATATAGGGATGTAAAGTGTGTTGTAGGGGAATTTCACGTATAACTATGGATTAAATACCTGTCAGAGAGCTGCCCTGAGATAAGGGATCCCACCAGGTATCCCACGAACAGAGTCGAGGATGCAAAGGGAACTTTCCACTTGTTGTCACAAACGAGGTCCCACTGTGAAAAGACGTGAACAAAATgacataaacaaaaagaaaacggGAAACTTAAAAACTTTCATGACTCACACCTTATGCAAGAAACACATATGCACATTGATTCTGACCTCAGTGACAATGTTGGATAGGTAGATTTCTTTGCTGTAGTTCCATCCATCCAAgcatccttcctcctccaggttagtGAGGTTGACATCCCTTCCAGGAATATACCCCTCAGCAGAGAGGTTTCTCACCACATCCAGCTTGTACCTGCTGCACTGGCTCGGCACAGCTTCCCCATCCACGATCCTGAAGGGAACGACGGCATCCCTCCACTCCTCGGTCAAGTTAACGTCCGGAATGAGACAGTGGTGTTTCGGCGCCGCTCCAATAAAGACGATGTAAAGCCCGTTGAATCCGGTGGAGACAAAAACTGTGTTTAAGAGGAAGAATGTGGTCCAAAAGTAAGGACCGGTCTGTCCGAGAAATGCAGTGTCTTCATCATAGTCTCCCATTCTTTATAAAAGTGCCTCCCTGCCGTTGAGGgagaattagaaaaaaaaaattcttcaaAGTATGAGGCGCTGTATCCCTCTTAAAGTCTTCAGCTTAGTGCCAGAGTGGTAGAGTTGAGCTCTCTGTGGGGCAGAGTAAGCTGATCCCTCAGTGGGACAGAGTCACAGAGCACTTTTTCATCCTTACAGCACGAATGCCAGATACACTGGatgtcagtttattttttttttaacagacaCTCAGACTATTTATCTGAGATGAGCGAAAGGGGAGATCTCCCACCCACTGATTCGATTTGATTGACTAAAAGTGAAATGATCAAAAGCCTCAGAGTGGCCAGTCTGGTCGCCCAGCCCCCGCAGCGCTGTGGTCAAAGTGGTGTTTTCTCTCAACAACATTCCACACTTTTAAATACCCCAAAGAGGTGCACGTGCCTGTACTCTAAATGTTGCTAAGTAGCTTTAGGACTCTCATTGGACTAGTTGGTTGGTTTTACATAACAAATGTCTCCATTGAATTAGATCTGGAAATAACTGTTAAACTTCCCCAGACACATAATACTCTGTAAATAACTGATCAACAAGTGTATTTTACctttaatatgaatattttacatttgtagTTACATGCTTTAATTTGCTTTCTCTTAACCTTCGTAAAATGTCttaaaagtgctacataaactaaatgtatttgtattatatttatttgttttatgcaTCTGTGTTGGTTTTTAAGGTAATCAGCGATTAAATCTTTACAATACATCTTAAAAACGACACAATCTGAAATTCCATCATATCTCAGTCCTCTTTTCTCAATATACAGAGATTTGTGAAGCTTtcattgtgatgtttttgaACATTGTGTCTTCATTGTGCCTTGGCCTCCATTATTGTCAGAATTAAGGTGAATAAGCTTCCAACAAGTCAGAGCCCAGTCTACTTAGACATGCAGGATGTGTTTGTAtacttttcttttgcttttgttaacagttgtttttcctctgactcTTAATCTTCTGGTAGAATCTTACTTTTTTTTCAATATGATTAAGTTCAAGTTTAACTTAAGTCCTCAGCATCAGTGCAATAACCCGTGGACCCTGTTCTAAAGGAGAGGAGCCACACATAGTTACTCAGTTATGTTTTTAGCCCTGttcctttgtttgttggttgatttctatgtttgtttgtgagtgagatcaaacaaatataaataaagagattttcatgaaacttgatggaaggctgtagtataggtcagGGAAggacccattacattttggtgtggatccactttcttccacttcctttaacattaaataacattatCCATATTTTACCAGGGATtcattcatggatctggatgataaacaatctggcatatttagggaactgatatcgatgagtgtgtgaaatttgttgcagtttgattgaatttaaggagactgttgggccttagtggaggtaagcgctccactgagtgccattttacTTTTAGATACAACAGTAGTCTGTTAAACTCTTTGTTTGGTCAACTTATAATGTTAATCAAGCAGAAATCAAAAATCTGCAGATAAAAGCCAACATTTAATGCTTTGTATTGCCCTCTTCATGTTGGGTACTGGGTTAACCAAGGAATCACTAATATGTCCCTGGTGACACTGTTAATCAGTTTATTAAGTACCTGCATTGACTTCCTTTCATGAAGATGATCAGGAACCTTTCAGCGGAGGATGCCGAGCTGTGGTATTTTGTCCTAACACACAGGAGGGGATTAGAGACATGACATTGTGACAAGATTAGATCTCAGTCTTTCATCACTGAGGACACCCATTGGCTTTCAGGGACAACTGATCaaagtgtgaaaacatctggatgCCTGATTCAGGTTCTGtggtgaaaaaacaaaagggaagaTGCTCACGTGCTGCTGTAGAGTCATCATTGGAGTAAGTTTGTGGCTGTATATATGAACCAGGTTTCTTATAAGTGGATTAAGAGTTGAAGTGATTTCTTCTAACAAAGTTATCATGATCACATGACAACTGAACATCAGTTTAAATCTAAACCAAGGAGCGGGTGTTGACACTCAACTCACACTTTAAGAGCACAGCAGCAGTGCTTATTTACAAAGAGCACTCAGGTCTTCAAAAGGAGACATTCATTTACATGCATTTTAGGACATACAGTTTGCCCTATTTATCACTTTTACATGTTAAAGCTGTCTCAAAACATATTGGATGAGTTTTAAATGACGTATATATCACCACTACCTGTCCACTGCTATTTTGCACAAATTGTATGATCAAGCCCATCCCAGGTTAAAGGGTAAGTgtttaagatttaggtgaaagggatctattggcagaaattgaatataaaataatcctagtgatgttttcactatagtgtgttttatctaaattcTACAAATTGTcgttttctttaccctagaatgggccctttttatttaaatactttatatttacatcgggagcggatcctctctacggaggccaccatgttttttacagtagcccaaactggacaaactaaacaccttttgagttttaatgacaactgaatgtttccacaggttctctttcatgtgtgGAATAGGAGGGTGAGGCgagggggtattcagctgcaacatgcaacttcaccactagatgtcactaaattctacacactgaacctttaaacactTAAGTTGAAAACTCGGCATTGCACAATCTTTAACCTGGGCTTTCACGGCACATTAATTCCCATTTCTGGGATCCTACTGGTTGGAAAAGGCTGGTCTGAAAGACAACACAGAGGCAATAATCATGGCAGCACAAGAACAGGCTGTGGTTGACCACACAAGACAGGACCCCAGGTGACTCTGGGACAGTCCAGCACAACCAAGTGGCTGGCAAAGTGTACGGGAACgtcttcctttttctccttaaaaaactgcatttttccCATTGTAGACCCACTTTATCTTCTTCTTATGGAAGAACTTTGAGTTTATAACATGAAAAGACCTGCAGAAACTCAGTAAAATGGCCCCTTTATGACAGAGTTGTTGATTAACggggatttgtgtgtgtaacCGTACTCTGTCCTGGGGTGTAAGGGGTCGTTCCACAGTTGATGCATGTATTTCAAGTGCTTGAATGTTGGGTTTATACATGTAAGTGCATGTTAGTAATTATTTCCTTTATATTCAGAAAGAATAGCATTGATTTGTGTGTAAGATATGAGCCACATTAAAAATGGACTCCATGTGGGGGACAtagggaaaaagaaaaatatatttagccACTGCATTATCTATTTATAatttggaaaagatggagagcaGAAGAATTTCACATTTTGACGGAACTATGGGCTTGTTTTATTGATATAAAGCAGAAAAATATTCATGACACATTTTAATCATTGACTTATTATTGTCTGGGTCTAATCATATAGCATTTTATTGCCCCCTATCCCACTGTGGACTGAATCCCCTGGAGTGACATTTTTGCTTTAGTCTTTATTTGGATCTCGGGTTGTGCCTTCAAAACCCGGTTTCCCCAAATGAATACAACACTGAGAAAGAGGTGGGATGGTTTCGTtgctgaggagaaaaaaaaaaaaaaaaaaaacctcttttcAAATACCCACTGCAGAGTCCTGCGCGTCTCTTGTCAACTCTGCCCCACTTTACGCGCAGCTCCGCAGGCACCATGAGCGACTATGAAGAGGCAACCTCCTTCCTGGGAGAATGGGGCCGTTTCCAGCAGCaagtgtttttcctcctctgtctcaccGTGGTGCCCAACGGCTTCACCGCCCTCTCCATGGTGTTTGTGGCCGACACACCACTGCACCGCTGCGTCGTGCCGCCGCGCGTAAACCTCACGGCGGcgtggaggaacagcagcatcCCGCTGGAGGAGGATGGCGGAGGAGAGTTGGTGCCCAGCAAGTGCCTCAGATACAAACTGGATGATCTGCTGAGCTTCTCCGAGAGAGGCTTGGTGCCCGGCGTCGATGTGAATCTGAGCGAGGTGCCAAAAGAAGGCTGCCTGGACGGGTGGGACTACGACCAGAGCCTCTACACCTCCACCATCATAACTGAGGTTGGTGTCCCCTGTTTAGAGGAGGCTGCAGCCGTGGCACAGTTCTTGGATGAGGGAGGATAAATGGCTGAACTATATCTATATGTCCCTTTTAACATAACTGAGACGTATGAATCATCATAAAGTCACGAGAGTACTGGAAACTGTCCGATACTAAAAGACAGAGATGGATAACTTTTGTTCACCCTTCACTGGAAATACTATAGTTTGATGTCAGAATAAATTCAAGGGTAAAACAAGAGCAACAACcgaaaataaaatatgaaaaatgtgtttctttgtttcaaatattttgTCCACCTCCATTAAAGCATGTtgaaatataacaataattaaGATGACATTAGCGCTGCTATGGCACAgaaataatgagtgaatatcTAAATTCCATTTTATTAGAATTATGATAATGGGCATTATGATTTATTGTCTCATTTTGAATCTAAACAGGTTGCACTTTAAGATATTGATTATGACCTTGACACTGTTTTTCTATAGCTAACAAATCAGAATTGAACACTTTACTTGATAGGTAcagcatctgtttgtgtgtgtgtgtgtgtgtgtgtgtgtgtgtgtgtgtgtgtgtgtgtgtgtgtgtgtgtgtgtgtgtgtgtgtgtgtgtgtgtgtctttcagtgGAACATGGTGTGTGATGACAGGTGGAAGAACCCATTGacctcctctgtcttcttcaGTGGGGTTCTCGCCGGCTCCATCATTTCAGGGCAGCTCTCCGACAGGTGAGCCGACTCAGCGTCAACTCGAGCTGCTGTGGAATAAGTTAATCACTAAGCGGCCGACTTTGCAATGAGCCTTTTAACTTTTGACTCATGACCTCTTGAAGATGTCCACGTGACAACAAGAGTGTCACTCTGTTGGTAAAAGGTCAGGTCTTTGCATCTGTGCAGCACAATGGATGAAAAACACTTCCTTTGCTGTTTGGATCATTTTTCCTGTGGAAGTCAAAGTGTAGGTGAAAGCAGATGTATAATATTGCACATACAGGGATTGATAAACTGACTGCGCTTGGAAAAGAGACGAAACAAATCAAGACAAGAAAGACAACAACAGATTCAACTTCAACATATTAACGATGGCATGTGGTTCAGCCCCATAATCAAAATGTCTACCAGTGAATTGAACACATCGTTTGTAGACGCTTCACCTCCCAAATCAACCAAACGAGAGAGAAAGTCAGTTGCACAATTATGAATGAGACAGAACTCGCTCTACGACTTCATGTCTTCGCCTGTTAGAGGGGAAACCAACTGATTTTACACAGCTGAGGAATTCTTAGTCACTTTGACCAGATACGATCAGAAGAAGTGAGGTTAGCCGACCTTCGTAGTTCAATTCTTATATCTCTAGACACACTGACTGCTGTGAAGTTGTATTATGGGTAATGTGCATCGTAGGTATAAATAAGGAAATAGAATATGTGGAATATGAAAACATGATCATTAGTTTGGCTGCATTGAATTCGATCAACATGAGCCTGACAATTGATTATAATGTGAAATCGGTGGAGTAAACTTGAAAGGTTTAATAGAAGTAGTTGATTTTAGACCACTTGGAGGCAAAAGATCTTCAAaatgagctcacacacactttcactcccACAGGCTCGACATGTCATATAGCTGATATGGCAAAACGCATTAACCTACAGCGGCTTTCGTGTACATCCAGCAGACTCAGAGCAATGTTATCATTCCACTGGGGTCCTGTCTGTGACCTCTAAATGATTATAAGTCCAACGTTCACTCCTCTTGCGGTAGTGGATTCGTCTGGACCAAAagtacggtggccgagagagctcaatTTGAAgacacatgcgctgcaaaaagtcacaacacaagcaaactcagaaaacatcttcatcaactTGACGACACATGCAACCTTCTATCACCACTGGCGAGTAGCACACTTCAATAACTTCCtaactacagccaggttcatcacttttttgggtccccaTGGAAACTTTTTGGTGCCGTTTTCGCTATTTGCTGCGCGTTTCTGCCAAATGGATGAAGTCGTTTTAAAAATTTGCTCCCTCGGCCACCGTGCAAATctgtaaagaaaacatgtgacTATTGAGAGTGTAGGAATTTAATTTTCTTCACCAGCTCGTCCCTAACTCTGTCTGGCAATCCAATGGTGGACAGGGCTAATGGGAGATGTTTAAGTTAGATTTGAGCCATACTTTAAGAGTAccataaaaactaaacaataagCTAAAAGAGGATAGGAGGCTCAGTAAAAGTGCAAAGAAATACAGCTTTTTCTCTTTGAAATCattgaaatgtaatgaaagtataatatattgtaaaaaGAGTCATTCATGGtggcatgtgtgtgaatgaagtTTCGATCTTAACATGCTTTCTTGGTGCTTTACCTCTGCTTTATGTCTTGTCCAGGTATGGGAGgaaaattgtgttgtttgtcacCTTGGCCTTCAAGACAGTGTTTGCACTCATCAAGGCGGTTTCTCCATCCTGGCCCGTGTTCTGTGCTTTGTACTTTGTCGTCGGGATGGGACACATCTCCAATTATGTGTCTGCATTCGTCTTAGGTACTTCTTCATTTGACTCATTAATTCTCAGAACTACAGTATATAGTCGCTTACTGGTTCACGGCAAAGCAAAAGACAGTGTAATGCattccttgtgtttcttttctcttgcGCTCCAGGGACAGAGATTCTCGGCCCACGTGTGCGGACCATTTTCTCCACGATGGGTGTGAGTCTTTTCTTTGGCTTCGGCTACATGTTGCTGCCGCTGGTGGGCTTCTTCATCAGAGACTGGAGGATGCTCATCCTCGCCCTCAACCTGCctggtttgatttgtttgcCTTTCTGGTGGtaggtaggtgtgtgtttgcttgtgtttgtctgcgtgGATTTCTACAGGCTGATCGTAGCAGTGCCAGGGGAGTGTTGATCATTCCCATCTGTTTTtctactgtatgtgtttttttatttgtaggTTGTAAAAATTCtccttttcacatttttaaactatGTATTGTACCACTTTAGAGCAGTAACTGTCCATTATTTGTCCAAAAGAAAATTAATCTGTAGAGATCAAATCATTTTTCTAACCCAAAAATAGTTTTACGTCATCTAAAGTGAAATTATTCAGCTTTTTGACTCTGGGAACTTGAGATAGaccattttcagttttttcttttgctttaattttataaactaaataataatatatgaaaaactaaaaaacataaaaatgtcgATCTTATCACTGTGTCTTGCCAGTTTAGCAACCACAAAAGGAATCTGTGTATGTTAACTTTATGGAAGCTAGTGTGGGGGGAGGTTTTACTTTGATGGAGTCACTCAGATGAGGAGTCAAAACGAGTTTGCtgtcctcttctttctctctcaccgtCCACTTGTTGTATATCGAGGCAGGTTCATCCCGGAGTCTCCTCGGTGGCTGCTCTCTCAGGGACGGGTGGAGGAGGCCGAGGCCATAGTGAGAGACGCCGCTAGGAGGAACAAAATCGAGCCTCCGCCAGTCATCTTCAGTCCCCTGCAGGTGAGATCTCACTCAGATAAAGATGTAGGAGTACAAAATTCAAGTCGATACATCTGGTTGAACATATCAGGGGAAGTGAGTGTGGAGTTGAATCTCTCTTCTTCTATAGCTTCAGGTGGCTGCTTCATGGTAGTATTTGGGTTTTATGCTGTAAGACATACTTTTAATATATTCATGGGATCAGTATTTAATGAAAATTAAAGTATTGAAACCCTCTGCATCCCTGCAACTCTTGTGTCTAGGCCACTATCCAGTTCAAACCGGTTTCCCTGCTCAAAATTGCTGTGGATCAGTTTCTCTAGGCACGTTGGGAGTGTGAATGTGTACAAACCTTGCACTGAACAGTTTGGTGTAATAATTTACTGTTGCGCAAGAATCAACAATAATCTAGATGAGACTTTAGTAAGATTTTAACCAAGATTTCCTTCTGTTACTCCAGTTCAATGTTCAACCCCCAAGGCATTGTCATCCTGTGTACAGACATGTGACACTGCAGTGTTACAAAATTGTGGAAACTGGGCAATCCAAGGAAAAATTGCACAAAAATcagatttggcccacatccAGCCATCTGGCAATACCACATGTCACCCAAAGGTGCCAAAAGTGGCCCGAATTTGTTAGGTACTATTTGGACGATATTCTCCATTTACAACACGGGCCACTTTAGGTCCACATCCAGATTGCACCTCACTTAGAGCaccgcatgtttgccaaaaaatgCAACTTTATGTTTACGATTATTGCTCAGAGACTTTTACCTCATCGCCTCTTGAAGCCTTAACTTTATGGTGTCTCTTTGCAAATGGTTGGGATCTCACATCTGGGGTCTCGGTCCGGGGGTCTCCCACAGAGACATGAAGGCAGGATAGATCCCACCCTGATAAGTCGTCAGAAGGGTAATAAATACCTTTACACACCCAATGGGAGGGGGCTGTGGGTTATAAGAACACAACTCTCATCTCTGTTC
This genomic window contains:
- the LOC117774521 gene encoding solute carrier family 22 member 5-like; translation: MSDYEEATSFLGEWGRFQQQVFFLLCLTVVPNGFTALSMVFVADTPLHRCVVPPRVNLTAAWRNSSIPLEEDGGGELVPSKCLRYKLDDLLSFSERGLVPGVDVNLSEVPKEGCLDGWDYDQSLYTSTIITEWNMVCDDRWKNPLTSSVFFSGVLAGSIISGQLSDRYGRKIVLFVTLAFKTVFALIKAVSPSWPVFCALYFVVGMGHISNYVSAFVLGTEILGPRVRTIFSTMGVSLFFGFGYMLLPLVGFFIRDWRMLILALNLPGLICLPFWWFIPESPRWLLSQGRVEEAEAIVRDAARRNKIEPPPVIFSPLQNKRQSEERTTHNICDLLRSRNICGISLTLWLVWNSLTIGYFALSLNTANLHGNAYFNCFLSAVVELPAYTLSWVLFRWVSRRLSIFSTLSMGGLSLLFIQLVPANLIPVAITLEMMGKFAVSTAFAIVYAYTAEVYPTVLRNTAIGACSMASRLGSIMAPYFIYLRSYSVSLPYILMGSLMTLAGLLSLLLPESYGMPLPETITHMQPFPGCCQKTPYTATHTEEDEEISSEKKNPVVT